A genomic segment from Deinococcus cellulosilyticus NBRC 106333 = KACC 11606 encodes:
- a CDS encoding LysR family transcriptional regulator has translation MSQMEWYRNFIAVYRAGSVSGAAKLRNLTQPAVSQQLALLEDAVGVPLFVRTPRGMLATEKGEALYAQVFEAIDKLERISRGIRRTTTTLPTIRLGAPAEYFHAYVLDRLQGLGVNFTVRFGYGRDLLNQLEMGTLDVALTTVKPTQKSTHFQVLSKKRFLLVGPSHWENPDPETSPEELGAWLNGQPWVNYSMDAPMHRRLLQHFGSRFEGQFVLTVPDLRTVLRSVELGYGLAVLPEFLCTHALQSGTIKEIWPVRDLVLQDQWMLSYREVDGDREEIHAIAAALRVPEDFRTEARQAEALT, from the coding sequence ATGTCACAGATGGAATGGTACAGGAACTTCATTGCGGTGTACCGCGCAGGTTCGGTGTCTGGTGCAGCAAAACTGCGCAACCTGACCCAGCCTGCTGTCAGCCAGCAACTGGCCCTGCTGGAAGATGCTGTAGGGGTTCCCCTCTTCGTGCGCACCCCGAGGGGGATGCTTGCCACCGAGAAAGGCGAGGCCCTCTACGCCCAGGTCTTTGAGGCCATCGACAAACTGGAACGCATTTCAAGGGGCATCCGGCGCACCACCACCACCCTCCCAACCATCCGACTGGGGGCCCCTGCCGAATACTTTCATGCTTACGTGCTGGACCGCCTGCAGGGTCTGGGGGTGAATTTTACGGTGCGTTTTGGTTATGGTCGCGACCTGCTCAATCAGCTGGAGATGGGGACCCTGGATGTGGCCCTGACCACGGTGAAACCCACCCAGAAATCCACCCATTTTCAGGTGCTGTCCAAAAAGCGCTTTCTGCTGGTGGGCCCCTCCCACTGGGAGAATCCTGATCCTGAAACCTCCCCGGAAGAACTCGGAGCCTGGCTGAATGGGCAGCCCTGGGTCAATTACAGCATGGATGCCCCCATGCACCGCAGGCTCCTGCAGCATTTCGGTTCGCGCTTCGAGGGCCAGTTTGTCCTGACCGTCCCTGACCTGAGAACAGTGTTGCGCAGTGTGGAACTGGGGTACGGTCTGGCGGTGCTTCCCGAGTTTCTGTGCACCCATGCCCTGCAGTCAGGCACCATCAAAGAAATCTGGCCGGTGCGGGATCTGGTTTTGCAGGACCAGTGGATGCTCTCCTACCGGGAAGTGGATGGGGACCGTGAGGAGATCCATGCCATTGCTGCTGCTCTGCGGGTTCCCGAAGATTTCAGGACCGAAGCCCGGCAGGCAGAAGCCCTGACCTGA
- a CDS encoding YbhB/YbcL family Raf kinase inhibitor-like protein, which yields MKNILISALMLLSGAFAQSTFTVTSPSLTEGGTLPLDQVFNDWGCPGKNISPELSWSGTPEGTKSFAVTAYDPDAPTGSGWWHWLVFNIPAETNTLPAGAGGAQKDLLPKGAVQSLTDFGQPGYGGACPPAGAPHRYVFTVFALKTSNLGLGENTMPATVGFNLNSNALAKASITVTYGR from the coding sequence ATGAAAAACATTCTGATTTCTGCCCTGATGCTCCTTTCGGGTGCCTTTGCCCAGAGCACCTTCACCGTCACCAGCCCTTCCCTGACTGAAGGGGGCACCTTGCCTCTCGATCAGGTGTTCAACGATTGGGGTTGCCCCGGCAAGAACATTTCCCCCGAGCTGAGCTGGAGCGGTACACCAGAAGGCACAAAAAGTTTCGCTGTGACCGCCTATGACCCGGATGCCCCCACCGGAAGTGGCTGGTGGCACTGGCTGGTCTTCAACATCCCCGCAGAGACAAACACCCTGCCTGCAGGCGCGGGTGGGGCCCAGAAAGACCTCTTGCCCAAAGGTGCAGTGCAGAGCCTCACCGACTTTGGTCAACCCGGCTATGGTGGAGCCTGCCCTCCTGCAGGAGCCCCTCACCGCTACGTGTTCACGGTGTTTGCCCTGAAGACCAGCAACCTGGGCCTTGGTGAGAACACCATGCCTGCCACCGTGGGCTTCAATCTGAACAGCAATGCGCTGGCAAAAGCCTCCATCACCGTGACCTACGGCAGATGA
- a CDS encoding DUF7662 domain-containing protein yields MSKSSADYSPIGQFLSQQQEATCKLSFEQIERLLGFKLPFAARTLRPFWSMPKYQHIQGWTRQGWETERVDFVLETVTFKRSEGKKKR; encoded by the coding sequence ATGAGCAAAAGCTCCGCAGATTATTCACCCATCGGGCAATTTCTTTCCCAGCAGCAGGAAGCCACCTGCAAGCTCAGTTTTGAGCAGATCGAGAGGTTGCTGGGCTTCAAATTGCCCTTTGCGGCCCGCACGTTGCGTCCCTTCTGGTCCATGCCCAAATACCAGCACATTCAGGGCTGGACCCGACAGGGCTGGGAAACCGAGCGGGTGGATTTTGTTCTGGAAACGGTGACCTTCAAGCGTTCAGAGGGCAAGAAAAAACGCTGA
- the gatB gene encoding Asp-tRNA(Asn)/Glu-tRNA(Gln) amidotransferase subunit GatB — protein sequence MYEAVIGLEVHLHLKTRSKIFSACSGEYFGEGPNTFTDPLTLGLPGTLPTLNREAVEKAIMFGLALNCDVEGFTQFHRKNYFYPDAPKNYQISQYDRPIARNGWVEVNGERIGITRAHLEDDAGKLIHPAYTNYSLLDLNRAGMALIEMVTEPDIKSPEQARDFLNMIRSIAQSLGVSDANPEEGKMRCDVNVSVRRPGEPLGTKVEVKNLNSFKSVQRALEYEIERQTRVLANGGRISQDTMGWDDGGQKTFVMRTKEGEADYRYFPEPDLPPLNITKEWIDEVRARMPEVPQQKFERYVALAVKEADARVISESVTLSRFLDEALKTYTGEAQKVVNWLLTDVAGWLAARIIDISESKLTPELLVKLVKLIDAGTISGKMAKELLPEVMEGADPDVLVKERGLAVVTDTAAIEAAIQKILDLNPDVVAKVQAGNAKAVNALFGPIMKEMGGKAKPEIVRDLLNQKLGL from the coding sequence ATGTATGAAGCGGTGATTGGTCTGGAAGTGCACCTGCACCTGAAAACCAGAAGCAAGATTTTCAGTGCGTGCAGTGGAGAATATTTCGGGGAGGGGCCGAACACCTTCACGGACCCCCTCACCCTTGGTCTGCCGGGAACGCTGCCCACCCTCAACCGGGAGGCGGTCGAGAAAGCCATCATGTTTGGTCTGGCCCTCAACTGTGATGTGGAGGGGTTCACCCAGTTCCACCGCAAGAATTACTTCTATCCAGATGCCCCGAAAAACTACCAGATCTCCCAGTATGACCGTCCCATCGCCCGGAATGGCTGGGTGGAGGTGAACGGAGAGCGCATCGGGATCACCCGTGCCCACCTGGAAGACGACGCCGGGAAACTCATTCACCCTGCGTACACCAATTACAGTCTGCTGGACCTGAACCGGGCGGGCATGGCCCTGATCGAGATGGTCACCGAGCCCGACATCAAGAGTCCGGAGCAGGCCAGGGATTTCCTCAACATGATCCGTTCCATTGCCCAGTCTCTGGGGGTCAGTGATGCCAACCCTGAAGAAGGCAAGATGCGCTGCGACGTGAACGTGTCGGTGCGCCGCCCGGGTGAGCCTCTGGGCACCAAGGTGGAGGTCAAGAACCTCAACTCCTTCAAGAGCGTGCAACGTGCCCTGGAGTACGAAATCGAGCGCCAGACCCGCGTTCTGGCCAACGGGGGCAGGATCTCCCAGGACACCATGGGCTGGGACGATGGGGGTCAGAAAACCTTCGTGATGCGCACCAAGGAAGGGGAAGCCGATTACCGTTACTTCCCCGAGCCGGACCTCCCCCCGCTGAACATCACAAAGGAATGGATCGATGAGGTGCGGGCCAGAATGCCCGAGGTGCCCCAGCAGAAGTTTGAACGCTATGTGGCCCTCGCGGTCAAAGAAGCCGATGCCCGGGTGATCTCTGAAAGCGTGACCCTCAGCCGCTTCCTGGATGAGGCCCTCAAAACCTACACAGGTGAGGCCCAGAAGGTGGTCAACTGGCTGCTGACGGATGTGGCTGGATGGCTGGCCGCCCGCATCATCGACATCAGCGAATCGAAACTCACCCCTGAGCTGCTGGTCAAACTGGTGAAACTCATCGATGCAGGCACCATCAGCGGAAAAATGGCCAAGGAACTCCTGCCAGAGGTGATGGAAGGAGCAGACCCTGATGTGCTGGTCAAAGAACGCGGTCTGGCCGTCGTGACGGACACCGCAGCCATTGAGGCCGCCATCCAGAAAATTCTGGACCTCAACCCGGATGTGGTCGCAAAAGTGCAGGCAGGCAACGCCAAGGCCGTGAATGCCCTTTTCGGTCCCATCATGAAAGAGATGGGCGGCAAGGCCAAACCTGAAATCGTGCGGGACCTCTTGAACCAGAAACTCGGTCTTTGA
- a CDS encoding universal stress protein produces MTRIMVPTDFSASAHKALKLAREMVPDARIKLVHVFDASAAFSPYVDALSPAYILEETQDRIKEAALENLKGIQAEGEDILFVMGRPADEILKAAKDFAADYIFMGTHGRKGLSHFFFGSVAEAVVRASPIPVMIVRDPE; encoded by the coding sequence ATGACCCGCATCATGGTCCCCACGGATTTCTCTGCCAGTGCCCACAAGGCGCTCAAACTGGCCCGCGAGATGGTCCCGGACGCCCGCATCAAACTGGTGCACGTCTTTGATGCCAGTGCGGCGTTCTCCCCTTACGTTGATGCCCTCTCTCCGGCCTACATCCTGGAAGAAACCCAGGACCGCATCAAGGAAGCCGCGCTTGAAAACCTCAAAGGCATCCAGGCCGAAGGAGAAGACATCCTCTTCGTGATGGGCCGCCCTGCCGATGAGATCCTCAAAGCCGCAAAAGACTTCGCCGCCGATTACATCTTCATGGGCACCCACGGACGCAAAGGCCTCAGCCACTTCTTCTTTGGCAGTGTCGCCGAAGCCGTGGTCCGGGCATCCCCCATCCCCGTGATGATCGTGCGCGACCCCGAATAG